In Geopsychrobacter electrodiphilus DSM 16401, a single window of DNA contains:
- a CDS encoding Na(+)-translocating NADH-quinone reductase subunit A — MIRIKKGLDLPLSGAPRMQVEAGPPVQHVALLGSDYQEMKPTLLVAEGDVVMLGQPLFVDKKHPAIRYTAPAAGNVIAINRGERRAFLSLVIQIVGADELTFSAYTPEHLGQLETNEVEQQLLVSGLWTSFRTRPFSKVPEPQTRPAAIFVTAIDTNPLAADPAFAIGMRAAEFEAGLTVIRQLTAGKTYLCKQPGARITAPAGITISEFSGCHPAGLVGTHIHFLEKVNQQRCVWHIGYQDVIAIGHLFLTGRILTERIVSLCGPAVKDPRAIRTRLGASLPELVAGQLQPGENRVISGSVLAGRRAVEPLDFLGRFHNQVSVIAEDSQREFLGWCLPGFRKFSINRVFAAALLPKRPQAMTTSTHGSLRAMVPVGSFEKVMPLNVKATWLLRTLLTLDTDLAQSLGCLELDEEDLALCSFVCSGKIDYGIHLRQTLQKIEKEG, encoded by the coding sequence ATGATACGGATAAAAAAAGGTCTCGATCTGCCGCTCAGCGGTGCTCCCCGAATGCAGGTGGAGGCGGGGCCGCCGGTTCAGCATGTCGCGCTCTTAGGCAGTGATTATCAGGAGATGAAGCCGACCCTGCTGGTGGCCGAAGGGGATGTCGTAATGCTTGGACAGCCCCTCTTTGTGGATAAGAAGCATCCTGCCATTCGCTACACCGCCCCGGCCGCGGGGAACGTCATCGCGATCAACCGCGGTGAGCGGCGCGCCTTTCTTTCGCTGGTGATCCAGATCGTCGGTGCTGACGAGCTCACCTTTAGCGCCTACACTCCAGAGCACCTCGGCCAGCTTGAGACCAACGAGGTTGAACAACAGCTGCTGGTTTCCGGCTTGTGGACCTCCTTCCGCACCCGGCCATTCAGTAAGGTGCCGGAGCCGCAGACCCGTCCGGCGGCGATTTTTGTGACCGCCATTGACACCAATCCGCTGGCGGCGGATCCAGCTTTCGCGATCGGAATGAGAGCGGCCGAGTTCGAGGCGGGCCTCACCGTTATCCGCCAACTCACTGCAGGTAAGACCTACCTGTGCAAGCAGCCCGGAGCTCGGATCACCGCACCCGCAGGGATCACTATCAGCGAGTTTTCCGGCTGCCATCCCGCGGGGCTGGTCGGCACCCATATCCATTTTCTTGAAAAAGTTAACCAGCAACGCTGTGTCTGGCATATCGGTTACCAGGATGTGATCGCCATTGGTCACCTGTTTTTGACCGGGCGCATTCTTACCGAGCGGATTGTTTCGCTCTGCGGGCCGGCGGTTAAAGATCCGCGCGCAATCCGTACGCGCCTCGGTGCCTCGCTACCAGAGCTGGTCGCGGGTCAACTGCAGCCTGGGGAGAACCGGGTTATTTCCGGATCGGTCCTGGCTGGTCGGCGGGCGGTTGAGCCGCTCGATTTTTTGGGGCGATTCCACAATCAGGTTTCGGTTATTGCCGAAGATTCGCAGCGTGAATTTCTCGGCTGGTGTCTGCCCGGGTTCAGGAAGTTTTCGATTAACCGGGTGTTCGCCGCCGCGCTGCTGCCAAAGCGGCCTCAGGCCATGACCACCAGCACCCACGGGAGTTTGCGCGCTATGGTGCCGGTGGGCTCATTTGAAAAGGTGATGCCACTCAACGTCAAGGCCACCTGGCTGTTGCGCACGCTCCTGACCCTGGATACAGATCTGGCTCAGTCGCTGGGCTGTCTGGAACTGGATGAAGAGGATCTGGCCCTGTGCAGCTTTGTCTGCTCGGGGAAGATCGATTACGGTATACATTTGCGCCAAACCCTGCAGAAGATAGAAAAAGAGGGCTAA
- a CDS encoding NADH:ubiquinone reductase (Na(+)-transporting) subunit B: protein MKLLRTFLDKLHPHFAKGGKLERLYPLFEAADSFLYTPGEVTGGAPHVRDAIDLKRVMITVVVALLPCFFMAMWNTGFQGNTALQVTGGGVEGWRGSLLALLGYAGNPGSLADNLMFGAVWFVPIYLVTNIVGGIWESLFCMVRGHDLNEGFLVTGSLFPLICPPTLPLWQVALGISFGVVIGKEIFGGTGKNFLNPALTGRAFLFFAYPAQISGNSVWTAVDGFSGATPLSRAAEGGVHAVTAATSWFDAFIGLIPGSMGETSALACLFGAAVLIFTGIGSWRIMLSGLIGAVSLSSLFLVIGSSTNPMFSLGPLWHLVLGGFAFGLVFMATDPVSGAMTEEGQWLYGLLIGAMCILIRVVNPAFPEGMMLAILFANVFAPLIDQFVLKVHIKRRLRHVEG from the coding sequence ATGAAATTGTTGCGGACCTTCCTCGATAAACTTCATCCCCACTTCGCCAAGGGGGGGAAGCTTGAGCGGCTGTATCCTTTATTCGAAGCGGCCGACAGTTTTCTTTACACCCCCGGTGAGGTGACCGGCGGTGCGCCGCACGTTCGGGATGCCATTGATCTGAAGCGGGTGATGATCACGGTGGTGGTCGCGCTGCTGCCGTGTTTTTTTATGGCGATGTGGAATACCGGTTTTCAGGGCAACACAGCGCTCCAGGTAACCGGTGGCGGGGTCGAAGGCTGGCGCGGATCCTTACTCGCCCTGCTCGGCTATGCCGGAAATCCCGGCAGCCTGGCCGACAACCTGATGTTTGGCGCGGTCTGGTTCGTGCCGATCTATTTGGTGACCAATATTGTCGGTGGTATCTGGGAATCGCTGTTCTGCATGGTCCGCGGTCATGATCTGAACGAAGGTTTTCTGGTCACCGGCTCGCTTTTCCCGCTGATCTGTCCGCCGACCCTGCCGCTCTGGCAGGTGGCGCTGGGGATCAGTTTCGGGGTCGTGATCGGTAAAGAAATTTTTGGTGGCACCGGCAAGAACTTCCTCAACCCGGCGCTGACCGGACGGGCCTTCTTGTTCTTTGCTTATCCGGCCCAGATCTCCGGGAACAGTGTCTGGACTGCGGTCGATGGCTTCAGCGGGGCGACTCCACTGAGTAGAGCCGCCGAAGGTGGGGTGCATGCGGTCACCGCTGCAACCAGCTGGTTCGATGCCTTTATCGGCCTGATCCCCGGTTCGATGGGGGAGACCTCGGCCCTCGCCTGCCTGTTCGGAGCGGCGGTGCTTATCTTTACCGGAATCGGCTCCTGGCGCATCATGCTCTCCGGCCTGATCGGTGCGGTGTCGCTCTCCAGCTTGTTTCTTGTCATCGGCAGCAGCACTAACCCGATGTTCTCTCTCGGGCCGCTCTGGCATCTGGTGCTTGGCGGCTTCGCCTTTGGTCTGGTGTTTATGGCGACCGACCCGGTCTCGGGGGCGATGACCGAAGAGGGCCAGTGGCTGTACGGTTTGCTGATTGGTGCCATGTGTATTCTGATTCGGGTGGTTAATCCGGCCTTCCCCGAGGGGATGATGCTGGCCATCCTGTTTGCCAATGTCTTCGCGCCGCTGATCGACCAGTTTGTGCTGAAAGTCCATATCAAGCGGAGGCTGCGTCATGTCGAGGGATAG
- a CDS encoding Na(+)-translocating NADH-quinone reductase subunit C has protein sequence MSRDSTRKVLGVAFLLCLICSILVSVAAVGLHARQEKNKTEEKRKNILQAAGLYQADIPVEEQFSKIETRILDLKTAKFTDKFSLAGFDSRTLARDPASNRAIPQALDLAHIKVRSRYKAVYLVITNNQLQQLILPVHGKGLWSTMYGFISLASDLTTVKGFAFYEHGETPGLGGEIDNPNWKKQWPGKKIYDEAGNTRIEVLKGRVDKTSPDAIYQADGLSGATLTGRGVSNLLKYWMGEDGYKPFLEKLKKEGLKL, from the coding sequence ATGTCGAGGGATAGTACCCGTAAAGTCCTGGGCGTCGCTTTTCTGCTCTGTCTGATCTGCTCGATTCTGGTCTCGGTGGCGGCGGTCGGTCTGCACGCGCGCCAGGAAAAAAACAAAACTGAGGAGAAACGCAAGAACATCCTGCAGGCGGCAGGCCTCTATCAGGCGGATATCCCGGTTGAGGAGCAGTTCAGCAAAATTGAGACCCGTATTCTCGATCTGAAAACCGCCAAATTTACCGACAAGTTCTCCCTCGCCGGGTTTGACAGCCGGACCCTGGCGCGTGACCCCGCAAGTAATCGAGCGATTCCGCAAGCTCTTGATCTGGCCCACATCAAGGTCCGGTCGCGCTACAAGGCGGTTTATCTGGTCATAACCAATAATCAGCTCCAGCAATTAATTCTGCCGGTTCATGGCAAGGGGCTCTGGTCGACGATGTATGGCTTTATCTCGCTGGCTAGCGATCTGACCACGGTCAAGGGCTTCGCTTTTTACGAACATGGCGAAACGCCGGGGTTGGGAGGTGAAATTGACAACCCGAACTGGAAAAAACAGTGGCCGGGGAAGAAGATATACGATGAGGCCGGTAATACCCGCATTGAGGTTCTGAAAGGCAGGGTCGATAAGACCTCGCCCGATGCCATATATCAAGCCGACGGTCTTTCCGGTGCGACCCTGACCGGGCGTGGAGTCAGCAATCTGCTTAAATACTGGATGGGGGAAGACGGTTACAAACCGTTTCTCGAAAAGCTGAAGAAGGAGGGGCTCAAACTATGA
- a CDS encoding NADH:ubiquinone reductase (Na(+)-transporting) subunit D, giving the protein MSSAREVLLDPIFNKNPIGLQVLGICSALAVTSKLETVIVMSLAVTFVVASSNFSVSLMRHQIPSSIRIIAQITVIATLVIIVDQFLKAYAFGVSKQLSVFVGLIITNCIVLGRAEAFAMKNPPVLSFIDGIGNGIGYSLVLLIVAFFRELLGAGKLLGMTVLPTTNDGGWYQPNGLMLLPPSAFFIIGLLIWALRSWKTDQIEES; this is encoded by the coding sequence ATGAGCAGTGCCAGAGAAGTTTTACTCGATCCCATTTTTAACAAGAATCCCATCGGCCTGCAGGTTCTCGGGATCTGTTCGGCTCTGGCGGTGACCTCCAAGCTGGAGACGGTAATTGTCATGTCCCTGGCGGTGACCTTTGTTGTGGCCAGCTCCAACTTTTCGGTCAGCCTGATGCGCCACCAGATTCCCAGCAGCATTCGTATCATCGCCCAGATTACGGTGATTGCGACCCTGGTTATAATTGTTGATCAGTTTCTGAAGGCCTATGCTTTCGGCGTCAGCAAGCAACTGTCGGTGTTCGTCGGCCTGATTATAACCAACTGTATCGTGCTCGGGCGGGCGGAGGCCTTTGCGATGAAGAACCCACCGGTCTTAAGCTTTATCGACGGCATCGGCAACGGCATCGGTTACAGTCTGGTACTTCTGATCGTGGCCTTTTTTCGCGAGCTGCTCGGCGCCGGAAAACTGCTCGGCATGACCGTCCTGCCGACTACCAACGACGGCGGCTGGTACCAGCCGAACGGCTTGATGCTGCTGCCGCCGAGTGCATTTTTTATCATCGGCTTGCTGATCTGGGCGTTGCGCAGCTGGAAAACAGATCAGATCGAGGAGAGCTAG
- the nqrE gene encoding NADH:ubiquinone reductase (Na(+)-transporting) subunit E: MEHYLSLLIKSIFIENMALAFFLGMCTFLAVSKKVDTAVGLGVAVVAVQTITVPINNLIYQYFLKAGALSWLGIPDTDLTFIGLICYIGVIAAIVQILEMVLDRYVPSLYNALGIFLPLITVNCAILGGSLFMVERDYTFAESVVFGFGSGTGWALAIVALAGIREKMKYSDVPVGLRGLGITFMIAGLMAMAFMAFSGIQL; encoded by the coding sequence ATGGAACATTATCTCAGCCTCCTGATCAAATCGATCTTCATCGAGAACATGGCGCTGGCCTTTTTTCTCGGCATGTGTACCTTTCTTGCCGTATCGAAAAAGGTCGACACCGCCGTCGGTCTTGGCGTCGCGGTGGTGGCGGTACAAACCATTACGGTGCCGATCAACAACCTGATCTACCAGTACTTTCTTAAGGCAGGGGCACTCTCCTGGCTGGGGATACCGGATACCGACCTGACCTTTATCGGGCTGATCTGCTATATCGGGGTGATTGCTGCTATTGTGCAGATTCTCGAAATGGTCCTCGATCGCTACGTTCCCTCGCTCTACAATGCCCTCGGCATCTTCCTGCCTTTGATCACGGTCAATTGCGCCATTCTTGGCGGTTCGTTGTTTATGGTTGAGCGGGACTATACCTTTGCCGAAAGCGTCGTCTTCGGTTTCGGCAGCGGCACGGGCTGGGCGCTGGCCATCGTCGCGCTGGCCGGGATCCGCGAGAAGATGAAATACTCGGATGTGCCCGTCGGTCTGCGCGGGCTGGGGATCACCTTCATGATCGCGGGCCTGATGGCCATGGCGTTTATGGCGTTCTCCGGCATCCAACTCTGA
- the nqrF gene encoding NADH:ubiquinone reductase (Na(+)-transporting) subunit F, whose translation MTEIALGVLIFTGIVLFLVALILAARSRLIPSGEISISINNDASKRLLVEPGDKLLGVLGNKNIFIPSACGGGGTCAQCRVKIKAGGGDILPTETAHINKREAKEGYRLSCQVNVKQDLELELPADIFSISKWECRVRSNICRSTFIKELILELPEGADLDFRAGGYIQIEAPPHVSEYKTMEVDELFRPDWDKFDFWRYRSEVKEPIMRAYSMANYPDEKGLVMLNVRVCPPPMQIPDAPPGQMSSFIFNLKPGDKVEISGPYGEFYARETDAEMVFIGGGAGMAPMRSHIFDQLKRLHSQRKISFWYGARSLREAFYVEEFDELAAKHENFEWHLVLSEPLPEDNWDGAVGFVHQYLYDNYLAMHPAPEDCEYYMCGPPMMNKSASAMLYHLGVEQDNILFDDFGI comes from the coding sequence ATGACTGAAATTGCCTTAGGCGTTCTCATATTTACCGGAATCGTGTTGTTTCTGGTCGCGTTAATTCTGGCGGCGCGCTCGCGGTTGATCCCCTCCGGTGAGATCAGCATCAGCATCAATAACGATGCGAGCAAACGGCTGCTGGTAGAACCTGGAGACAAGCTGCTGGGTGTGCTCGGCAACAAAAATATCTTTATTCCTTCGGCCTGTGGCGGTGGCGGGACCTGTGCCCAGTGCCGGGTCAAGATCAAGGCAGGAGGCGGCGATATCCTGCCGACCGAAACTGCGCATATCAATAAACGCGAAGCGAAGGAGGGGTACCGGCTCTCCTGTCAGGTCAACGTCAAACAGGACCTGGAACTTGAACTTCCGGCCGATATCTTTTCGATCAGTAAGTGGGAATGTCGGGTGCGTTCCAACATCTGTCGCTCAACCTTTATCAAGGAGTTGATTCTCGAACTGCCCGAAGGGGCAGATCTCGATTTTCGTGCGGGCGGTTATATTCAGATCGAAGCCCCGCCACATGTTTCAGAATACAAGACCATGGAGGTTGACGAACTTTTCCGGCCTGATTGGGATAAATTCGACTTCTGGCGGTACCGTTCAGAGGTTAAAGAACCCATCATGCGCGCTTATTCGATGGCTAACTATCCCGACGAAAAGGGGCTCGTTATGCTCAATGTGCGCGTCTGCCCGCCGCCGATGCAAATTCCGGATGCACCTCCCGGCCAGATGTCCTCATTTATCTTTAATCTGAAACCGGGCGACAAGGTCGAAATCTCCGGTCCCTATGGTGAATTTTACGCCCGCGAGACCGACGCCGAGATGGTCTTTATCGGTGGCGGTGCGGGAATGGCGCCGATGCGTTCGCACATTTTTGATCAACTTAAACGCTTGCATTCGCAGCGCAAAATCAGTTTCTGGTACGGTGCCCGCAGTCTGCGTGAAGCTTTTTACGTTGAGGAGTTTGACGAACTGGCCGCCAAGCATGAGAATTTTGAATGGCATCTGGTGCTGTCTGAACCCTTGCCTGAAGATAACTGGGACGGGGCGGTAGGTTTTGTTCATCAATATCTCTATGACAATTACCTCGCCATGCATCCGGCTCCTGAGGATTGCGAATATTACATGTGCGGTCCGCCGATGATGAACAAGTCGGCATCCGCGATGCTCTACCATCTCGGCGTAGAACAGGACAATATCCTCTTCGACGATTTCGGCATCTAA
- a CDS encoding FAD:protein FMN transferase, producing the protein MVRLLLKLLSAALLLGLVAACQQQKTTQTLHLSGATMGTTWSVSLLPGAAEPDPVVLKKKLQQRLDQINRLMSTYDPDSEISRFNQLQSTDWFSISVETAEVIRLSQKISRLSGGAFDISVGPLVELWGFGARQRQAKTPSVEQIREQLARVGYTKLELRNNPPAIRKQVPLLQLDLSAVAKGYAVDQLALLLKQQGINNFLLEIGGEMQVVGRRGDGSPWRVAIEKPLEDSREVEKVFPLSGTAVATSGNYRNFYIEDGQRYVHTIDPASGQPIRHKLASVTVLDSTCARADALATALMVLGEERGRELVEQNRIAAYFLIHDNEAIIEYSSPAFLTFMKQVKQ; encoded by the coding sequence ATGGTGCGTCTTCTTCTTAAGTTGCTGTCAGCTGCTTTGTTACTGGGTCTGGTCGCCGCATGCCAGCAGCAGAAAACAACCCAAACCCTGCATCTCAGTGGCGCGACCATGGGCACTACCTGGTCGGTCAGCCTGCTGCCCGGCGCCGCAGAGCCAGACCCTGTGGTCTTGAAAAAAAAGCTGCAGCAGCGTCTTGATCAAATTAATCGGCTGATGTCCACCTATGATCCCGACTCCGAAATTTCACGTTTTAACCAGCTACAGAGCACTGATTGGTTCAGCATTTCGGTGGAGACAGCCGAGGTTATTCGACTCTCGCAGAAAATCAGTCGCCTGAGCGGCGGCGCCTTCGATATCAGCGTCGGCCCCCTGGTCGAACTCTGGGGCTTTGGAGCCAGACAGCGGCAGGCAAAGACTCCGAGTGTAGAACAGATTCGCGAACAGCTGGCGCGGGTCGGTTATACAAAACTTGAATTGCGAAACAATCCGCCGGCCATCAGAAAGCAGGTACCGCTTCTGCAGCTTGATCTCTCTGCGGTGGCCAAGGGGTACGCCGTCGATCAGCTCGCCCTGCTGCTCAAACAGCAGGGGATCAACAACTTTCTACTGGAAATCGGCGGTGAAATGCAGGTTGTCGGACGAAGGGGAGATGGCTCTCCCTGGCGGGTGGCGATTGAAAAACCGTTGGAAGACAGCCGTGAAGTCGAGAAGGTTTTCCCTCTCAGTGGCACTGCTGTCGCCACCTCCGGCAACTATCGCAACTTTTATATTGAAGACGGGCAACGCTACGTCCACACCATTGATCCTGCCAGTGGTCAGCCTATCCGCCACAAGCTGGCGTCGGTGACTGTGTTAGACTCAACCTGTGCGCGGGCTGATGCCCTGGCGACGGCCTTGATGGTTTTGGGGGAAGAGCGGGGGCGTGAGCTGGTTGAACAAAACCGGATCGCCGCCTATTTTCTAATCCATGACAATGAAGCGATAATAGAATACTCAAGTCCGGCTTTTCTGACCTTTATGAAACAGGTTAAACAATGA
- a CDS encoding FAD/NAD(P)-binding protein — protein sequence MMRQATANTSIYAPRPCRLLAVSDLTPQEKLFRLQLEDGSELNHQPGQFIQLSIPGLTEAPISIANSPTRTGYFELGVRKAGLLTSALHQLQPGAQVGIRGPFGRPFQLDALYGKQLLLLAGGCGLAPLRSLIQYCQDQPTAYPLVQILYGARSPQDLLFKEELVNWQLSDSFSCRYIVDQSPATSCYDGETGLLTNLLADLSLNVQLVPANSCAVIVGPPSMYRPVIAELRRLGLTGPQQIMLSLERQMRCGVGKCGHCTIEHLYCCTDGPIFWLEEVEHLRGAL from the coding sequence ATGATGCGCCAAGCTACAGCGAACACTTCAATCTACGCGCCGCGTCCCTGTCGCTTACTGGCGGTCAGTGACCTGACTCCACAGGAAAAGCTGTTCCGGCTTCAGTTGGAAGACGGCAGTGAATTGAATCATCAGCCGGGTCAGTTCATTCAGCTGTCGATTCCTGGTTTGACTGAAGCGCCGATCTCCATTGCTAACTCACCAACCCGCACCGGCTACTTCGAGCTGGGGGTGCGCAAGGCCGGTCTGCTCACCAGCGCCCTGCATCAGCTGCAACCTGGCGCGCAAGTCGGAATCCGCGGTCCCTTCGGCCGCCCCTTTCAACTTGATGCCTTGTACGGCAAACAGCTGCTGCTGCTCGCTGGCGGCTGTGGTCTCGCACCGCTCAGATCCTTAATCCAGTATTGTCAGGATCAACCGACCGCTTACCCTCTGGTCCAAATCCTTTACGGCGCACGTTCGCCGCAGGATCTGCTGTTTAAGGAGGAGTTGGTCAACTGGCAGCTCAGCGATAGTTTCAGTTGCCGCTATATCGTTGATCAGAGCCCGGCGACCTCCTGTTACGATGGTGAGACCGGCCTGCTAACCAATCTGTTGGCCGATTTGTCGCTTAATGTACAGCTCGTCCCTGCCAACAGCTGCGCGGTGATCGTTGGGCCTCCGTCGATGTATCGACCGGTGATCGCGGAGCTACGTCGTTTGGGGCTTACCGGGCCGCAGCAGATCATGCTGTCCCTTGAACGTCAGATGCGTTGCGGTGTCGGCAAGTGCGGGCACTGCACGATCGAGCATCTCTATTGTTGCACGGACGGCCCGATCTTCTGGCTGGAAGAAGTTGAACATTTACGGGGGGCACTATGA